The proteins below are encoded in one region of Methanosarcina barkeri 3:
- a CDS encoding S-layer protein domain-containing protein has protein sequence MKRFAAVTLAALMLLTVFASAASAADTLEIRGPVFNGSNIDDIVGDGITIDATQFAAFYYDIDDNVTTETLSIKNVAGNNGNVIGEGGIVYSTKIQKVDYEYDKPSLGWDNYSLLGFFAEKYIPLKSNSADKLAKLVMDSDDKVTLKTGDTLDLGEGYSLQARQVDVDGDKVWLEFDKDGEHVDDEIVNVGEGDSTWDVELDDIQDEDDVTVMKVHVNQVFQGAVDSVAQIEGIWLIDYANAIKIESDDEFGELNDVSINGDTLNITNEDTFTLTRDSTNELAEGLSFKVADTPSNVLRFYLAKDITEPGSYEIRGSVASGPATWDASNFAGFYYDLDDNVQTENLSVSKLNGNVIGEGGLVYQTSVKKVDYEYNKPSLGWDQYPVIGFFAEEYIPLKSNSADKLAKLIMDSDDKVTLKTGDTLDLGDGYSLQARQVDVDGDKVWLEFDKDGEHVDDEIVNVGEGDSTWDVELDDIQDEDDVTVMKVHVNQVFQGAVDSVAQIEGIWLIDYANAIKIESDDEFGELNDVSIQGNTLKISNEDTFTLTRDSDQDIAEGMSFKIADTPSSELRYYPFVTKTVGNVTDNNTSSSIPKPVDNVTDNVTNVTTTPDTTDDVNASDDTDETPTTTTPETNKSDDENKENSPGFGVVLGLVGLVGVVYLVRRNN, from the coding sequence ATGAAGAGATTCGCAGCAGTGACACTGGCTGCTCTCATGCTTCTGACTGTATTTGCATCCGCCGCAAGTGCAGCAGACACACTTGAGATCCGCGGTCCTGTGTTTAACGGCTCTAATATCGACGACATTGTCGGCGATGGCATTACAATTGATGCTACTCAATTTGCAGCATTCTACTATGATATTGACGATAACGTCACAACTGAAACTCTTTCCATTAAAAATGTTGCCGGAAACAACGGTAATGTAATTGGAGAGGGCGGAATTGTATATTCAACCAAGATTCAGAAGGTTGACTACGAATATGATAAGCCAAGCCTTGGCTGGGACAACTACAGCTTGCTTGGTTTCTTCGCAGAAAAGTACATTCCTCTGAAATCTAACAGTGCTGACAAACTTGCCAAGCTCGTTATGGACAGCGATGACAAGGTCACTCTCAAAACCGGCGATACCCTTGACCTCGGTGAAGGATACTCCCTCCAGGCCAGGCAGGTAGATGTCGATGGTGACAAAGTCTGGCTCGAATTCGACAAGGACGGAGAACACGTAGATGACGAAATCGTCAATGTTGGAGAAGGTGACAGCACCTGGGACGTCGAGCTTGATGACATCCAGGATGAAGACGATGTTACTGTCATGAAAGTCCATGTCAACCAGGTATTCCAGGGTGCAGTCGACAGCGTTGCACAGATTGAAGGTATCTGGCTCATTGACTACGCAAACGCCATAAAGATTGAGTCTGATGACGAATTCGGCGAACTCAATGATGTTTCCATTAACGGTGACACCCTTAACATTACCAATGAAGACACTTTCACTCTGACCAGAGATTCCACAAATGAACTTGCTGAAGGTCTGTCTTTCAAAGTCGCTGACACCCCAAGCAATGTGCTCAGGTTCTATCTCGCAAAGGATATTACCGAGCCCGGATCCTATGAAATAAGAGGAAGTGTCGCCTCCGGACCAGCTACCTGGGACGCAAGCAACTTTGCAGGTTTCTACTACGACCTTGATGACAATGTTCAAACAGAAAACCTCAGCGTTTCCAAACTGAACGGAAATGTAATTGGAGAAGGTGGCCTCGTTTACCAGACCTCCGTTAAGAAGGTTGACTACGAATATAATAAGCCAAGCCTTGGATGGGACCAGTATCCAGTTATTGGTTTCTTTGCAGAGGAATACATTCCACTGAAATCCAACAGTGCTGACAAACTTGCCAAGCTTATTATGGACAGCGATGACAAGGTCACTCTCAAAACCGGCGATACCCTTGACCTCGGTGATGGATACTCTCTCCAGGCCAGGCAGGTAGATGTCGATGGTGACAAAGTCTGGCTCGAATTCGACAAGGACGGAGAACACGTAGATGACGAAATCGTCAATGTTGGAGAAGGTGACAGCACCTGGGACGTCGAGCTTGATGACATCCAGGATGAAGACGATGTTACTGTCATGAAAGTCCATGTCAACCAGGTATTCCAGGGTGCAGTCGACAGCGTTGCACAGATTGAAGGTATCTGGCTCATTGACTACGCAAACGCCATAAAGATCGAATCTGATGACGAATTCGGCGAACTCAATGATGTTTCCATACAGGGAAATACCCTCAAGATCAGCAATGAAGACACCTTTACTCTGACCAGAGACTCAGATCAGGATATTGCCGAGGGCATGTCCTTCAAGATCGCTGACACTCCATCCAGTGAACTCAGGTACTACCCATTCGTTACGAAGACTGTTGGTAACGTAACTGACAACAATACAAGCAGCAGCATTCCCAAACCTGTTGACAACGTAACTGACAACGTAACTAATGTAACAACAACCCCTGATACTACGGACGATGTGAACGCATCAGACGATACTGATGAGACACCAACTACCACAACCCCAGAGACAAACAAATCTGATGATGAAAATAAGGAAAACTCCCCAGGATTCGGAGTTGTTCTTGGACTTGTCGGACTCGTTGGAGTTGTCTACCTCGTCAGGAGGAACAACTAA
- a CDS encoding DUF421 domain-containing protein encodes MAEPSIEAFEIKRILIADAPWLFILEVIVRTVFMFVFALIIMRLLGRRAVDQLTPFDLLIIIALGSSMGDPMFYPDVAILWSACAIATVTVLYRIQTALVNKFPKYEDFTQGSPAKIISNGILNSKVIGKHTPTQDEIFLLLRNQSIRSLGEIETAYLERDGSVSVFKLPVDKRSPGLPTLSQDMIWELNPHKSYEKVEDSGFYSCYKTGETIWLEKGSKFPGCKGNIWISSEQA; translated from the coding sequence ATGGCAGAACCTTCCATAGAGGCTTTCGAAATAAAAAGAATTCTTATAGCCGATGCTCCATGGCTTTTCATACTTGAAGTGATTGTTAGAACAGTTTTTATGTTTGTTTTTGCACTGATTATCATGCGGCTTTTAGGCAGGAGAGCAGTTGATCAGCTGACACCTTTTGATCTTTTGATTATTATTGCTCTTGGATCGTCTATGGGAGATCCTATGTTTTATCCAGACGTTGCAATTCTATGGTCAGCTTGTGCAATTGCAACTGTTACAGTACTTTACAGGATACAAACAGCTCTGGTGAACAAGTTCCCCAAGTATGAGGATTTTACTCAGGGTTCACCTGCCAAAATCATAAGTAATGGGATTCTGAATTCTAAAGTAATAGGAAAACATACCCCTACACAGGACGAAATTTTCCTTTTATTAAGAAACCAGAGTATCAGAAGTTTGGGAGAAATTGAGACTGCCTACCTTGAGAGGGACGGCAGTGTAAGCGTTTTTAAACTTCCAGTTGATAAACGAAGTCCTGGTTTGCCCACTCTCTCTCAAGATATGATTTGGGAGTTAAATCCTCATAAATCATATGAAAAAGTTGAAGACTCAGGCTTTTATTCCTGTTATAAGACAGGTGAGACTATCTGGTTGGAAAAGGGATCTAAATTTCCCGGTTGTAAGGGAAATATATGGATATCGTCCGAACAAGCATAA
- a CDS encoding hemerythrin domain-containing protein: METIYDILKAEHRQVSDLIQQAMRDGSKETFYKVKAKTDPHLQGEEKLFYPLLKEKEDLGELVNHAYEEHNEIKSISSELENMDPGSSDWTSKIKELDQTVSHHVDEEENKVFPAAQKVLSEDKAQQIAQQYLDFEKSFKQQHPMP, encoded by the coding sequence ATGGAAACAATATATGATATTTTGAAAGCAGAACACAGGCAAGTTTCGGATCTTATACAACAGGCAATGCGTGATGGATCAAAGGAGACTTTCTATAAAGTAAAGGCTAAGACCGATCCTCATCTACAGGGAGAAGAGAAACTCTTTTATCCACTGCTTAAAGAAAAAGAAGACTTAGGTGAGCTTGTTAATCATGCCTATGAAGAACACAATGAAATAAAATCAATCTCATCCGAACTGGAAAATATGGATCCTGGCAGTTCTGACTGGACTTCCAAGATCAAAGAACTGGATCAAACCGTAAGCCATCACGTAGACGAAGAAGAGAATAAAGTATTCCCGGCAGCTCAGAAAGTCTTGAGTGAAGACAAAGCACAACAGATAGCTCAACAGTATCTAGACTTTGAAAAAAGTTTTAAACAACAACATCCCATGCCATAA
- a CDS encoding NosD domain-containing protein — protein sequence MNSPYSVNNSDNCYKNKTSGISLNSNAGLTMMHVKELNKIVFIVTLALHLVTAGSAAATVIYVDNSTDQIADFNTIQAAVISASPGDEIIVKPGTYEENIVVNKSISIVSESGNSSDTIVRAADVSQDIFSILANDVSIKGFGISGSEYSGVHVFGFTDCSIENNKLFNNSCGIDLYIMSSGNKLDNNEISNCLTGISLGGGIYNNLSNNLISNCSNGISLFDSSNNFLENNLISKNTEGIYLTGESNSNILVGNTVVLNEKSGMFIYETSNNLIYNNCFNNTVNVESETVSDKNNWNMTKTEGINIAGGSYLGGNVWTKPDGTTYPEKARDTDLDGIFDSQYNIGGTQFIDYLPIKGSEPAVITVSNSTGPVADFTSIQAAIDNALPGDTILIFPGIYEENVNVHVTNLTLISQSFSRGDTSWDTIIKAANSLDDVFYIIADGVTICGLNITGPVNYPSSGIHLRGVKYCNIESNQISNSYTDPTLNISSENSSLILDNSGSGVGSGILLDSSSSTLLDNNIVSGNGISVLLRNSTENTLLNNSASDSVYGIWVDSSSNNSLEGNILSNNKIGAYLKISRGNVLSNSKVSDNTNSGISLWDSIGNTLSNSTASKNSVSVVLRNSSANLLSNNTVSDSNYGLWLYSSSNNNKLNDNRVLNNQIGIHVKASSGNVLTGNSASDSNGSGISVWDSAKNTLINNAASNNYVSIYLQNSSETEFLNNSVSGSNYGMWVAYSSSNNLSDNNVSNNRFGFYLKNSSYNRLSGNQANSNSGHGIYLGFSGNNILDSNRVASNSEYGLYLLDSGNSSVYNNYFNNVNNIYLQGSNTGTSLNTTLTSAKNIIDGPYLGGNFWATPKGDGFSQIHADKNGDGICDAVYAVNTEGIDYLPLVDSIP from the coding sequence ATGAATTCTCCTTATTCGGTTAATAACTCTGACAACTGCTACAAAAACAAAACCTCAGGAATTTCTCTAAATTCTAACGCGGGGCTTACCATGATGCATGTCAAAGAACTTAATAAAATTGTTTTCATAGTTACTCTTGCGCTTCACCTTGTTACTGCAGGAAGTGCAGCAGCTACTGTGATTTATGTAGACAACAGCACTGATCAGATTGCAGATTTCAACACCATTCAGGCTGCTGTGATTTCTGCAAGTCCAGGAGATGAAATAATTGTCAAACCTGGTACTTATGAGGAGAATATCGTAGTTAACAAGAGCATATCTATTGTTTCCGAATCTGGAAATTCCTCCGATACTATAGTCCGGGCAGCTGACGTCTCTCAAGATATCTTCAGTATCCTGGCAAACGACGTAAGCATTAAAGGTTTTGGCATAAGTGGATCCGAATACTCGGGAGTTCATGTTTTCGGATTTACTGATTGCAGCATTGAAAACAATAAACTGTTCAATAATAGCTGCGGTATCGATCTATATATAATGAGTTCAGGCAACAAGCTTGATAATAATGAAATTTCGAACTGTCTTACCGGTATCAGTCTTGGCGGCGGCATATACAATAATTTGAGTAATAATTTAATCTCGAATTGCAGTAACGGAATTTCACTTTTTGACTCCTCTAACAATTTCCTGGAGAATAATCTAATTTCTAAAAATACAGAAGGCATTTATCTCACAGGCGAATCAAATAGCAACATCCTTGTAGGTAATACTGTAGTCCTCAATGAGAAATCAGGAATGTTTATTTACGAAACTTCAAACAATCTAATTTACAATAATTGTTTCAATAACACGGTAAACGTAGAGTCCGAAACAGTATCGGACAAAAATAACTGGAATATGACTAAAACTGAGGGTATTAACATAGCTGGTGGTTCTTATCTCGGGGGCAATGTCTGGACAAAACCCGATGGTACTACATATCCTGAAAAAGCCAGGGACACTGACCTTGACGGAATTTTTGATTCCCAGTATAATATTGGAGGCACTCAGTTCATAGATTATCTTCCCATCAAAGGATCAGAGCCTGCAGTGATTACTGTAAGTAACAGTACTGGCCCGGTCGCAGATTTTACTTCTATCCAGGCGGCAATAGACAATGCACTTCCTGGTGATACAATCCTTATTTTCCCAGGTATCTATGAAGAAAACGTCAACGTGCACGTTACAAATTTGACCCTTATCTCCCAATCTTTCAGTCGTGGGGATACTAGCTGGGACACTATCATCAAGGCAGCCAACAGTCTGGATGATGTTTTCTATATTATTGCGGATGGAGTGACAATTTGCGGACTGAATATAACGGGGCCTGTAAACTACCCCAGTTCGGGCATTCACCTTAGGGGAGTTAAGTACTGCAATATCGAAAGCAACCAAATCTCAAACAGTTATACAGATCCGACTTTAAACATTTCCAGTGAGAACAGTTCCTTGATTCTCGATAACTCAGGTTCGGGTGTGGGATCCGGAATCCTTCTTGACTCTTCCAGCAGTACTCTTCTGGACAATAATATAGTCTCAGGAAATGGAATTTCAGTTCTCCTGCGTAATTCCACGGAAAATACGCTTCTCAATAATTCGGCATCTGACAGCGTTTATGGTATCTGGGTGGATTCTTCTAGCAATAATTCACTGGAAGGAAATATTCTATCAAACAATAAAATCGGGGCCTATCTGAAAATTTCCCGTGGAAATGTACTTAGCAATAGTAAGGTATCAGATAATACAAATTCCGGTATAAGTCTGTGGGATTCTATAGGAAATACATTAAGCAATTCTACAGCCTCGAAAAACAGTGTTTCTGTCGTTCTGAGGAACTCCAGCGCAAACCTGCTCAGCAATAATACGGTGTCGGATAGCAATTACGGTTTATGGTTGTATTCTTCGAGCAATAATAATAAGCTGAACGACAACAGGGTATTAAATAATCAGATCGGTATTCACGTAAAGGCATCAAGCGGAAATGTTCTTACAGGCAATAGTGCGTCAGACAGCAACGGGTCTGGAATCAGTGTCTGGGATTCGGCCAAAAACACATTAATTAATAATGCAGCTTCGAATAATTATGTCTCCATTTACCTGCAGAACTCCAGCGAAACTGAGTTTCTCAATAATTCGGTATCCGGTAGCAATTACGGGATGTGGGTTGCCTATTCAAGCAGCAATAACCTGAGTGATAATAACGTATCGAATAACAGGTTCGGTTTCTATTTGAAAAATTCCAGTTATAACAGGCTATCAGGTAACCAGGCAAACTCAAATTCCGGGCACGGAATCTATCTAGGTTTCTCCGGAAATAATATTCTGGACAGTAATAGGGTTGCTTCAAACTCGGAATATGGGTTATATTTGCTAGATTCGGGAAACAGCTCGGTTTATAATAACTATTTCAACAATGTAAATAATATCTACCTGCAAGGTTCAAACACAGGTACGAGCCTGAACACAACCCTAACATCGGCAAAAAATATTATTGATGGGCCCTATCTCGGTGGGAATTTCTGGGCTACTCCAAAAGGGGACGGCTTCAGCCAGATCCATGCTGATAAAAACGGAGATGGCATATGTGATGCAGTTTATGCCGTGAATACAGAGGGTATTGATTATCTGCCTCTTGTAGATTCCATACCATAA
- a CDS encoding NADP-dependent oxidoreductase, with protein MKAIRIHEFGEPNVLKYEDIPESQPGPGEVRIKVIAAGVNPVDWKIRSGYMELPLPMTMGSDIAGVVDVAGQGVESFQPEDEVFGKASPGEGGYAEYTVVNSSQIAQKPKSIGFIESAAIPTAGLAAWQSLFDIAGLERGQTVLIHGAAGGVGSFAVQFAKWKGAYVIGTASSKNAEFLKNIGCDEVIDYRNQQFEDIVGNLDVVLDTIGGDTLEKSWSVLKPGGFLVTTVASIPEEKPQKYGVRAERLMTQANGKELAQIAAIIDENKIRPIITTVLPLADAQKAHEMSESGHTRGKIVLRVAEDPK; from the coding sequence TTGAAAGCGATAAGAATTCACGAGTTTGGAGAACCCAACGTTCTGAAGTATGAGGATATTCCTGAGTCCCAGCCAGGCCCTGGTGAAGTTAGAATAAAAGTTATTGCAGCTGGAGTCAACCCAGTAGATTGGAAGATACGTAGTGGTTATATGGAACTGCCTTTGCCAATGACTATGGGATCGGATATTGCAGGTGTTGTAGACGTGGCAGGACAGGGAGTTGAGTCCTTCCAGCCTGAAGACGAAGTTTTTGGTAAAGCATCTCCAGGGGAGGGAGGATATGCTGAATACACGGTTGTCAATTCTTCACAGATAGCTCAAAAACCCAAAAGTATCGGATTTATCGAAAGCGCTGCTATTCCTACTGCAGGACTGGCTGCCTGGCAATCACTTTTCGATATTGCAGGTCTTGAGCGCGGACAGACTGTGCTTATTCACGGAGCTGCGGGTGGGGTCGGAAGCTTTGCAGTCCAGTTTGCCAAATGGAAAGGTGCATATGTTATTGGTACTGCATCGAGTAAAAATGCCGAGTTCCTGAAAAATATAGGTTGTGATGAGGTAATCGACTACAGAAACCAGCAGTTTGAAGACATCGTGGGAAATCTTGACGTTGTGCTAGACACGATTGGGGGAGATACGTTAGAGAAATCCTGGAGTGTACTAAAACCAGGAGGATTCCTGGTAACGACTGTAGCCAGCATTCCTGAAGAAAAACCACAAAAATACGGTGTACGGGCAGAAAGGCTCATGACTCAGGCTAATGGAAAAGAACTCGCTCAAATAGCAGCCATAATAGACGAAAATAAAATCAGGCCTATTATAACGACCGTGCTTCCTCTGGCAGACGCACAAAAAGCACATGAAATGAGCGAAAGCGGCCATACTCGTGGAAAGATTGTCCTGCGCGTTGCAGAGGACCCGAAGTGA
- a CDS encoding YkvA family protein, translated as MYRINNVRTKPTEANLEYFNISPEKVSDTDLGFSEEVRDYRYHSTDFRKSWYYFGLLLSMLLDFFKGRYPLPKKTALLIVFTFLYLISPVDIVPDVFPLIGLVDDVAVLAFAFNFIKGDLENYRDWKMSK; from the coding sequence ATGTATAGAATTAACAATGTCAGAACGAAACCGACTGAAGCAAATCTTGAGTACTTTAACATCAGCCCAGAAAAAGTTTCTGATACGGACCTGGGGTTTTCTGAAGAAGTCAGAGACTATCGTTATCACTCAACAGATTTCAGAAAAAGCTGGTATTACTTTGGACTATTGCTTTCTATGTTGTTGGATTTTTTTAAAGGAAGATACCCGCTTCCAAAAAAGACAGCACTATTGATAGTGTTTACCTTTCTGTATCTAATAAGTCCAGTTGATATTGTTCCAGATGTTTTTCCTCTAATTGGACTTGTCGACGATGTTGCTGTGCTTGCTTTTGCATTTAATTTTATCAAAGGCGACCTGGAGAATTATAGAGACTGGAAAATGAGTAAATGA
- a CDS encoding protease inhibitor I42 family protein codes for MSKFIHGMIVLITCLALATLPTAVCAKHDIVSQNKIITENDNGNTIYIKEGNAFFLILKENPSTGYSWQLRLSSGLNQLSDKYQPFESPKNNFVIGAGGLRLWKIEGVAKGNQQVNAIYKRPWESTGKEQTFKLNVVVI; via the coding sequence ATGTCAAAATTTATACATGGAATGATAGTTTTGATTACATGTTTGGCTCTGGCAACACTTCCAACTGCTGTATGTGCTAAACATGATATAGTAAGTCAAAATAAGATAATAACCGAAAATGACAATGGAAATACCATATATATTAAAGAAGGAAATGCTTTTTTTTTGATACTTAAAGAAAATCCGAGTACGGGCTATTCCTGGCAACTCAGGTTAAGTAGCGGACTTAACCAGCTCTCGGATAAATACCAACCCTTCGAATCTCCGAAAAATAATTTTGTGATTGGCGCCGGTGGACTTCGTTTATGGAAAATTGAAGGCGTAGCTAAAGGCAATCAGCAGGTAAACGCAATATACAAAAGGCCCTGGGAGTCAACAGGTAAGGAGCAGACCTTCAAACTTAATGTTGTGGTAATCTGA